From [Clostridium] symbiosum, a single genomic window includes:
- a CDS encoding DUF2577 domain-containing protein encodes MADTVWIDNMRQIMMKAVDAGEPCDILQGKVVSTAPPAVRLNQKITLSGPQLLIPQYLTDHAVEMDIPGVGSVAVTVKGALKTGDVVFMLQKRGGQQYLIMARR; translated from the coding sequence ATGGCTGATACGGTATGGATTGATAACATGAGGCAGATTATGATGAAGGCGGTGGATGCCGGAGAACCCTGTGATATCCTTCAGGGCAAGGTGGTTTCCACTGCTCCGCCGGCGGTCCGGCTCAATCAGAAGATCACTTTGTCGGGGCCGCAGCTTCTCATCCCGCAATATTTGACCGATCATGCGGTAGAGATGGACATTCCTGGAGTTGGGAGTGTGGCGGTGACGGTTAAAGGCGCTTTGAAGACGGGAGACGTAGTTTTTATGCTTCAGAAAAGGGGCGGCCAGCAATATCTGATTATGGCACGCCGATGA
- a CDS encoding DUF2634 domain-containing protein has product MLPDSGSILKQDFKIVEQPSKTYRFQVDKITGYVDGLEAVRQAIFCILNTERFDYLIYSWNYGIELKGLFGKPMGLVKSKLKKRIREALMQDDRIRGVDAFSFETSGRKLSATFQVHTKYGDVAAAKEVKV; this is encoded by the coding sequence ATGCTACCGGATTCGGGAAGTATATTGAAACAGGATTTTAAAATAGTTGAACAGCCGTCTAAAACATACCGGTTTCAGGTGGATAAGATTACGGGATATGTGGATGGGCTGGAGGCCGTAAGGCAGGCAATTTTCTGCATTTTAAATACAGAGCGTTTTGACTACCTGATTTACAGTTGGAATTACGGAATAGAGCTGAAAGGACTATTTGGCAAACCGATGGGGCTCGTTAAGTCAAAATTAAAAAAAAGAATCAGGGAGGCATTGATGCAGGATGACAGAATCCGGGGCGTGGATGCTTTCTCCTTTGAAACCAGCGGCCGGAAATTGTCGGCCACTTTCCAGGTACATACAAAGTATGGCGATGTTGCGGCAGCAAAGGAGGTGAAAGTTTGA
- a CDS encoding baseplate J/gp47 family protein, translating into MFEDTTYEKILKRMLDRIPESFDKREGSLLYDALAPSAAEMQILYISLDNVLREAFGDTADREFLVKRAAEYGIIPNKAQAAEWRGIFSPDEIEVETGERFSRGKMNFRVMEKLGDGGYRLICESVGAAGNDSAGAMIPINYIAGLERAQLTELLIPGTDEEDTEDFRSRYLAAVRKPSTSGNRYDYYNWAMECSGVGAAKIFPLSDGPGTVKVLIANEGRKGAAPALINSVKEHIEELRPIGATVTVASASEKEIHVTAGVRLKNGLYLGSVQDALSRRLSEYLGRNAFEISYVSLAKVGSLLLDVEGVEDFSDLMLNGEAGNVLLQKEEIAIAGTISLEVM; encoded by the coding sequence ATGTTTGAGGACACAACTTATGAAAAAATATTAAAACGCATGCTGGACAGGATACCCGAGTCCTTTGATAAACGCGAAGGATCGCTCCTGTATGATGCGCTGGCGCCGTCCGCAGCGGAGATGCAGATTCTTTACATCAGCCTGGATAATGTGCTGCGGGAAGCGTTTGGAGACACGGCCGACCGGGAATTTCTGGTAAAGCGTGCCGCGGAATACGGCATCATTCCGAACAAAGCCCAGGCGGCCGAGTGGCGGGGCATATTTTCTCCGGATGAAATCGAAGTGGAAACAGGAGAGCGGTTCAGCCGCGGAAAAATGAATTTCCGGGTAATGGAGAAGCTGGGCGATGGGGGATACCGTCTTATATGCGAGAGCGTTGGGGCAGCAGGCAATGACAGCGCCGGCGCCATGATTCCGATAAATTATATTGCGGGACTGGAACGGGCGCAGCTCACGGAACTTCTTATTCCGGGAACGGATGAGGAGGATACGGAGGATTTCAGAAGCAGGTATCTGGCGGCGGTCCGTAAACCGTCCACCAGCGGTAACAGGTATGACTATTATAACTGGGCCATGGAGTGCAGCGGAGTGGGGGCGGCAAAGATTTTTCCCCTCTCAGACGGACCGGGAACCGTGAAGGTCCTGATTGCCAATGAGGGGCGAAAGGGGGCCGCCCCGGCGTTAATAAACTCTGTAAAGGAACATATTGAGGAACTCAGGCCGATCGGCGCCACGGTTACCGTGGCTTCGGCATCGGAAAAAGAAATACATGTGACGGCGGGAGTACGTCTGAAGAACGGCCTGTATCTGGGCTCGGTTCAGGATGCTTTAAGCAGAAGACTGAGCGAATACCTGGGGAGGAATGCATTTGAAATTTCTTATGTGAGCCTGGCAAAGGTAGGCAGTTTGCTGCTGGATGTCGAGGGCGTGGAGGACTTTTCAGATTTAATGCTTAATGGGGAGGCGGGGAACGTATTGCTTCAGAAGGAAGAAATCGCAATAGCCGGAACCATAAGTCTGGAGGTGATGTAG
- a CDS encoding putative phage tail protein has product MYGVEKYGKLTYALEKLEPEIQEEYFTDLSLYVPPFISSIREMKEIYQTQGRETGLLRYYLYDLMAQCFVSTSSWGITRWEELLGITTNLKLSYEQRREIVLAKIRGQGTTTKQMLKNTAESFSGGEVDVVEDSENHRFIVRFIGIKGIPRNMQAFVAMLEDIKPAHLEYRFEYTYTTWNSLKIFTWNDLLSKTWDEIRIMREVEYENDDWRSLGLYTWDMIYWKTWEEIK; this is encoded by the coding sequence ATGTATGGAGTTGAAAAATACGGTAAGTTAACGTATGCCTTGGAAAAATTAGAGCCGGAAATACAGGAGGAATATTTTACAGACTTGTCGCTCTATGTGCCTCCCTTTATTTCCTCAATAAGAGAAATGAAAGAAATATACCAGACGCAGGGCAGGGAAACAGGGCTGCTTCGGTACTATCTGTACGACCTGATGGCTCAGTGCTTTGTTTCTACTTCCTCCTGGGGGATTACGAGGTGGGAGGAACTGCTGGGAATTACGACTAATTTAAAGTTATCTTATGAACAACGGCGTGAAATTGTCCTGGCTAAAATAAGGGGCCAGGGGACGACAACAAAACAGATGCTTAAAAACACCGCAGAGTCATTCAGCGGGGGTGAAGTCGATGTGGTGGAGGACAGTGAGAACCACCGTTTTATTGTCCGTTTTATAGGCATTAAAGGAATACCCAGGAATATGCAGGCGTTTGTCGCCATGCTGGAGGATATTAAGCCTGCACACCTGGAATACAGGTTTGAATACACCTATACAACGTGGAACAGTTTGAAAATTTTCACCTGGAATGATCTGCTGTCGAAAACCTGGGATGAAATCAGGATTATGCGCGAAGTGGAGTATGAGAACGATGATTGGAGGAGCCTGGGGCTTTATACCTGGGATATGATTTACTGGAAAACATGGGAAGAAATTAAATAG
- a CDS encoding tyrosine-type recombinase/integrase — protein MVAENPIARIESLRIESTIKQAFSAKEIEALRLSCTRSRDRALIEFLYATGVRVSELCSLKVGDIDLYKQEFKVMGKGRKERHLYVSDVACFHLFRYFKDRMQREGLTAEELAERPLFAAVKKPFTGITVAGVQYLVKTLGKRAGVGNVHPHRFRRTFATDLLNRGMRIEEVMVLMGHTKIETTLIYCNIKQDNVRESYRKYAA, from the coding sequence ATGGTGGCCGAGAATCCAATCGCAAGAATAGAGTCATTACGCATTGAAAGTACTATAAAACAAGCCTTTTCGGCAAAAGAGATAGAGGCTTTGAGACTATCCTGTACCCGTAGCCGGGACAGGGCATTAATCGAGTTTTTGTATGCAACAGGCGTCAGGGTTTCTGAATTATGTAGTTTAAAGGTGGGTGATATTGATTTATATAAACAGGAATTTAAAGTCATGGGTAAGGGAAGAAAAGAAAGGCATTTGTATGTATCAGATGTAGCGTGCTTCCACCTCTTCCGATATTTTAAAGACCGCATGCAAAGAGAGGGGCTGACGGCGGAAGAGCTGGCAGAGAGACCATTATTTGCCGCTGTGAAAAAACCTTTTACAGGCATAACGGTAGCTGGTGTGCAGTACCTGGTCAAAACTTTGGGAAAAAGGGCAGGAGTCGGGAATGTGCATCCACATCGGTTCCGTCGGACGTTTGCAACAGACCTTTTAAATCGTGGAATGCGGATTGAGGAGGTCATGGTCCTGATGGGACACACAAAGATAGAGACGACGCTAATCTACTGTAACATCAAGCAGGATAATGTCCGAGAAAGCTACCGGAAATATGCTGCTTAA